A section of the Oncorhynchus tshawytscha isolate Ot180627B linkage group LG09, Otsh_v2.0, whole genome shotgun sequence genome encodes:
- the arl15b gene encoding ADP-ribosylation factor-like protein 15 isoform X2, with protein MDFLCFRTLCCKGPPSPRPEYDLVCIGLTGSGKTSLLSRLCSEATDNIGPTTGFSIKAVPFQNAILNVKELGGADSIKKYWSRYYQGSQGVVFILDSASTDEDLELARTELHSALQHPQLCTLPFLILANHQDKPAARTTQECHWSTGAKNPEHST; from the exons TGTTTCAGGACACTGTGCTGTAAAGGACCACCGTCTCCCAGACCAGAGTATGACCTGGTGTGTATTGGACTCACAGGCTCGGGGAAGACCAGTCTACTCTCCAGACTCTGCAGTGAAGCCACAGACAACATCGGGCCAACTACGG GTTTTAGCATCAAAGCTGTTCCATTCCAGAATGCCATTCTAAATGTGAAGGAACTTGGAG GAGCAGACTCGATAAAGAAGTACTGGTCGCGGTACTACCAGGGTTCCCAGGGAGTGGTGTTCATCCTGGACAGCGCCTCCACAGACGAGGACCTGGAGTTGGCCCGCACTGAGCTCCACTCTGCCCTGCAGCACCCCCAGCTCTGCACCCTGCCCTTCCTCATACTGGCCAACCACCAGGACAAACCTGCCGCTCGCACTACACAGGAG TGTCATTGGTCCACTGGAGCCAAGAACCCAGAACATTCCACTTGA